The genome window GTGCTGCTCAGGCAACTGGAAGCGCACCCGGCTGGACCCTGGCTGAACACGTCACGGTGTGGCGTGCACAGCACGGGCCGCTATCGGTCACTACGCTCTGGCGGCGCATCCAACATCTGAAGTGGACGAGAAAAAAAGACGCTGCAAGCGGCGGAACGTGACCATGCTTGGCGCACCTTATTTGCACAGGACCTCTTGGAGGTCGACCCACACGAGCTGATCTATCTGGACGAGAGCGGATTTCACACCAGCATGACGCGAACGTTCGCCCGCTCACCGCGCGGTGAGCGAGCTTTCGGGACAGTGCCCCGGAATCGGGGCGCCAACCTGACGTTGTTGTGTGCCGTAACGATGCAAGGCCCCTGTGCCGCGTGGCTGGTGGATGGTGGGGTGAACGGGGATGTGTTTGTGACGTACGTCAATCGCATCCGGGTGCCAGAACTTCGGGCGGGGCAGGTCGTCGTGATGGATCA of Deinococcus betulae contains these proteins:
- a CDS encoding IS630 family transposase — its product is MQAAERDHAWRTLFAQDLLEVDPHELIYLDESGFHTSMTRTFARSPRGERAFGTVPRNRGANLTLLCAVTMQGPCAAWLVDGGVNGDVFVTYVNRIRVPELRAGQVVVMDHLGAHRRVAVRTSIEATGAALVFLPPYSPDLNPIELMFSKVKAETRRLEARTKTTVSEAIRVALEAVRPKDCAGWFQHCLSPQYF